A genomic segment from Tuwongella immobilis encodes:
- a CDS encoding DUF350 domain-containing protein translates to MLPEGFWAGLLASVIYGLTFIGLLLFGFKLFDWITPSLDIQKRLDENPLAVGIVVGAFMIAIALIVSSVVH, encoded by the coding sequence ATGCTGCCGGAAGGGTTCTGGGCGGGACTACTGGCGTCGGTGATTTACGGCTTGACCTTCATCGGCTTGCTGCTGTTCGGATTCAAACTGTTTGATTGGATCACTCCCAGTCTGGACATTCAAAAGCGACTCGATGAGAACCCCTTGGCGGTGGGCATTGTCGTGGGGGCGTTCATGATCGCCATTGCGCTGATCGTCTCATCCGTCGTGCATTGA
- a CDS encoding glutathionylspermidine synthase family protein — translation MQRFVHPPRLDYVAKLESHGMVYHTTDDGPYWDETAHYEFTPSEIDTLEAATVELDRICLEAVEVVLSQGRLGEFHIPEDYHDWIAESWERDERTINGRFDLCFDGRSPPKLLEYNADTPTGLLEAAVSQWFWLQDCHPHRQQFNSIHERLIEAWRAARHGRSGRILFTAMADHPEDWMTIQYLRDTAMQAGWETDSLTIDQLGWDGDRRCFTDQNENPIADCYKLYPWEWLFLDRFGPHLLEADTRWLEAPWKAILSNKAILPVLWELNPGHPNLLEAAHQPLPSGSYVQKPILSREGANIRIVENGWPIAQTQGPYTGPSIFQQLCKLPNFDGNYPVIGSWVVNGWPCGIGIREDRTLVTGNLSRFVPHCFG, via the coding sequence ATGCAACGATTCGTGCATCCGCCACGCTTGGACTATGTCGCCAAACTCGAATCCCATGGCATGGTCTATCACACCACCGATGATGGCCCTTATTGGGACGAAACCGCGCACTACGAATTCACGCCGTCGGAAATTGATACGCTCGAAGCCGCCACCGTGGAATTGGATCGCATCTGTCTGGAAGCGGTCGAGGTGGTCCTTTCGCAGGGGCGACTCGGGGAATTCCATATCCCGGAAGACTATCACGATTGGATCGCCGAAAGTTGGGAGCGGGACGAGCGGACCATCAATGGGCGGTTTGATCTCTGCTTCGATGGCCGATCACCGCCGAAACTCCTGGAATACAATGCCGATACGCCAACGGGGTTGCTCGAAGCGGCGGTGTCGCAATGGTTTTGGCTTCAGGATTGTCACCCGCATCGGCAGCAATTCAATTCGATTCACGAACGATTGATCGAAGCATGGCGGGCGGCGCGGCATGGTCGTTCGGGGCGGATTCTGTTCACCGCGATGGCCGATCATCCCGAAGATTGGATGACCATCCAATATCTCCGCGATACCGCCATGCAGGCGGGTTGGGAGACCGATTCGCTCACCATCGATCAATTGGGTTGGGACGGCGATCGACGCTGTTTCACCGATCAGAATGAGAATCCCATCGCCGATTGCTACAAACTATATCCCTGGGAGTGGCTGTTTCTGGATCGGTTCGGCCCGCATCTGCTGGAGGCAGACACGCGCTGGTTGGAAGCCCCCTGGAAGGCGATTTTGAGCAACAAGGCAATTCTGCCCGTGTTGTGGGAGTTGAATCCCGGCCATCCCAATCTGCTCGAAGCCGCGCATCAACCGTTGCCCAGCGGCAGTTATGTGCAGAAGCCGATTCTCAGCCGCGAGGGGGCGAATATCCGCATCGTGGAGAACGGTTGGCCGATTGCGCAAACCCAGGGGCCATACACCGGCCCGAGCATCTTCCAGCAGTTGTGCAAACTCCCGAATTTTGATGGCAATTATCCAGTGATCGGCAGTTGGGTGGTCAACGGCTGGCCCTGCGGAATTGGCATCCGCGAAGATCGCACCTTGGTGACGGGGAATCTCAGCCGCTTCGTGCCGCATTGCTTTGGCTGA
- a CDS encoding exosortase/archaeosortase family protein gives MQSNARTSLFWTWIALGTMLIWAYLPTMANLFDEWMHVPQYSHGFLVPVFSAYLLMQRKETHFGMGQSMPWIAFPVMLVALVCRVISGWIAFPWLDGFSLLVFLTGASLLYGGMKFLRYTWPAIAFLFFMIPLPHRVEVMTGSTLQTLATHSSTFFLQVLGQPALSEGNTILVQEHKLEVANACSGLRMMMTFAAFCFAAVLLIDRTRLEKALILASCIPIAMITNVFRIVGTGMAYLYLGPTSGISETIHDLYGWLMMPIGLGLLMFELWILRNLLLTPTPRKTR, from the coding sequence ATGCAATCGAATGCTCGCACCTCGTTGTTTTGGACCTGGATTGCCCTTGGTACCATGCTCATCTGGGCGTATCTGCCGACGATGGCGAACCTGTTTGATGAGTGGATGCATGTTCCGCAGTATTCGCACGGGTTCTTGGTGCCGGTGTTTTCGGCGTATTTGCTGATGCAACGCAAGGAAACGCACTTCGGCATGGGTCAATCGATGCCGTGGATTGCCTTCCCGGTGATGCTGGTGGCGCTGGTTTGTCGCGTGATTTCCGGCTGGATTGCCTTTCCTTGGTTGGACGGATTTTCGCTGCTGGTGTTCCTGACCGGGGCATCGCTGCTCTACGGCGGGATGAAGTTCCTGCGCTACACCTGGCCGGCCATCGCGTTCTTGTTCTTCATGATTCCCCTGCCGCACCGCGTGGAAGTCATGACCGGCAGCACCCTGCAAACCCTGGCGACGCACAGTAGCACCTTCTTCCTGCAAGTGTTGGGCCAACCCGCACTGTCCGAAGGCAACACGATTCTGGTGCAAGAGCACAAGCTCGAAGTGGCCAACGCCTGTAGCGGTTTGCGGATGATGATGACCTTCGCGGCGTTCTGCTTCGCGGCGGTCCTGCTGATTGATCGCACGCGGCTGGAAAAGGCGCTGATTCTGGCAAGCTGCATCCCCATCGCCATGATTACCAACGTCTTCCGCATCGTCGGCACCGGCATGGCCTACCTGTATCTGGGGCCGACCAGTGGCATCTCGGAAACCATTCACGATCTGTACGGCTGGCTGATGATGCCCATTGGCCTGGGATTGTTGATGTTTGAACTCTGGATTCTTCGCAATTTGCTGCTCACGCCCACTCCGCGAAAAACTCGCTGA
- a CDS encoding tyrosine-protein kinase domain-containing protein, giving the protein MTPSIRQPLRLRRLPATVSPGGETDAMEYRELPQPQPIPSDGLAEAASPNRLLGYLLLHWPMVLILGSMLGAGMAYLAYTLIPAKYTTYAMIRVALVPPSVSGFQNEEAARNDFLTCLKTQTQLIKSHFVLNAAIRDPAIAELPMIRSQVDPVAFLQDEVRVEYTDNSEIIKIILSGDNASEITKIVNSIQDAYFREVVDEEGNRKKNRLVELENLKHQTQESLNKSYEAIRNDLTVQNQLPGGAKPTLSKVILDDPIAKAMAEAADVNRMNQLLMGQASGLRNAMLKQDAEISATKRRIERLKVALTQPAPIDPAAELKLRDQLDKEPVIITQQQKALSTKKRYDALKANALNPNAPELQNLAKAVEREEAELKRLVELATKEFNDLRSEAHHLQVRSELQAAEIQLAEFQEQRKDTESTLTTVESKVLPTPVLPTQSKEGMALSKLENKEVAILDFDKVAVAHQEEILHKIVDKVNLLKLEEKAPPRVRRLAAAPVPSKKEYKKQLVATAGGGFMGFVLVALGAILFELRLRRMLSLQDLQQIARGPVLGVIPQSEFDRATEMMPVHVLEAVDKCRTQIVQHTLALDHKSIMITSALADEGKANFTWQLTQSFVQSGYRTLLIDLDVRSPMMHEFYGVLNEGGVCEVLRGESELSNSIQTFADGLSFLPGGKWTDSIRQDLVTDKIGMLLAKVREYYDVILVHAHPLLEVADSYLIGRQVDSVILTVQKLVTRQPLLDRVQERANELGKEPFGLVFLDATPNESLC; this is encoded by the coding sequence ATGACTCCTTCGATTCGACAACCGCTCCGTCTCCGCCGGTTACCGGCCACGGTGTCGCCCGGCGGTGAGACGGATGCCATGGAATACCGCGAATTACCCCAACCGCAACCCATTCCATCCGATGGGCTTGCGGAAGCGGCCAGCCCCAATCGATTGCTGGGGTATCTGCTGCTGCACTGGCCGATGGTGCTGATTCTGGGCAGCATGCTCGGCGCGGGTATGGCCTACCTGGCGTACACGCTGATCCCGGCGAAGTACACCACCTACGCGATGATTCGCGTGGCCTTGGTGCCGCCGTCAGTTTCCGGCTTCCAGAATGAAGAGGCCGCCCGAAATGATTTTCTCACCTGTCTGAAAACGCAAACGCAGTTGATTAAGTCGCACTTTGTGCTGAATGCCGCCATTCGCGACCCGGCGATTGCCGAACTGCCCATGATCCGCTCGCAAGTGGACCCCGTGGCATTCCTGCAAGACGAAGTGCGCGTGGAATACACGGACAACTCGGAAATTATCAAAATCATTCTCAGCGGCGATAACGCCAGCGAGATCACCAAGATTGTCAACTCCATCCAAGACGCCTATTTCCGCGAAGTGGTGGACGAAGAAGGCAACCGGAAGAAAAATCGCCTGGTGGAACTGGAAAATCTCAAGCACCAGACGCAAGAAAGTTTGAACAAAAGCTACGAAGCGATTCGCAATGATCTGACCGTGCAAAATCAACTTCCCGGTGGCGCGAAGCCAACCCTCTCGAAGGTGATTCTGGATGATCCGATTGCGAAAGCGATGGCGGAAGCGGCGGACGTCAACCGCATGAATCAACTGCTAATGGGGCAAGCATCGGGATTACGCAATGCAATGCTCAAGCAAGATGCGGAAATCAGCGCCACCAAGCGACGAATCGAGCGGCTGAAGGTCGCGCTCACGCAGCCCGCGCCGATTGATCCCGCTGCCGAATTGAAGCTCCGCGATCAACTGGACAAAGAACCGGTCATCATCACTCAGCAGCAAAAAGCGCTGAGCACCAAGAAACGCTACGATGCGCTGAAGGCCAATGCGTTGAATCCGAATGCGCCGGAACTGCAAAATCTGGCAAAGGCCGTGGAGCGCGAAGAAGCCGAACTCAAGCGATTGGTCGAACTGGCGACCAAGGAATTCAACGACCTGCGATCGGAAGCCCATCATCTGCAAGTGCGATCGGAATTGCAGGCAGCGGAAATCCAACTCGCGGAATTCCAAGAGCAGCGCAAAGACACGGAATCGACGCTGACGACGGTGGAATCCAAAGTGCTTCCGACTCCCGTGTTGCCCACGCAGAGCAAAGAAGGCATGGCCTTGTCGAAGCTCGAAAACAAGGAAGTTGCGATTCTGGACTTCGATAAAGTGGCCGTCGCACACCAGGAAGAGATTCTGCATAAGATCGTTGACAAAGTGAACCTGCTGAAGCTAGAAGAGAAAGCCCCACCGCGGGTGCGTCGCTTGGCGGCGGCTCCGGTGCCGTCGAAGAAGGAATACAAAAAGCAGCTCGTCGCCACGGCGGGGGGCGGATTCATGGGCTTTGTGCTGGTCGCGTTGGGGGCGATTCTGTTTGAATTGCGATTGCGGCGGATGCTGTCGCTGCAAGATTTGCAGCAAATCGCCCGCGGCCCGGTCTTGGGCGTGATTCCGCAATCCGAATTCGACCGCGCCACGGAAATGATGCCCGTGCATGTGCTGGAAGCCGTGGATAAGTGCCGAACGCAGATCGTGCAGCACACCCTGGCGCTGGATCATAAGTCGATCATGATTACGAGTGCCCTGGCAGACGAAGGCAAAGCCAACTTCACCTGGCAATTGACGCAATCGTTCGTGCAATCGGGCTATCGCACGCTGCTGATCGATCTGGATGTCCGCTCGCCGATGATGCACGAATTTTACGGCGTGCTCAACGAAGGCGGCGTCTGCGAAGTGCTGCGAGGCGAATCCGAATTGAGCAACTCGATTCAGACATTCGCCGATGGGCTGAGCTTTCTGCCCGGCGGAAAATGGACCGATTCCATCCGTCAGGATTTGGTGACGGACAAGATTGGCATGCTCTTGGCCAAGGTGCGGGAATACTACGACGTCATCTTGGTGCATGCCCATCCGCTGCTGGAAGTGGCCGATTCGTATCTGATTGGTCGCCAAGTGGATAGTGTGATTTTGACCGTGCAAAAGCTGGTCACCCGGCAACCGCTGTTGGACCGTGTGCAAGAACGGGCCAACGAGTTGGGCAAAGAACCCTTCGGGCTGGTGTTCCTGGATGCCACCCCGAACGAATCGCTGTGCTAA
- a CDS encoding sugar transferase gives MPALAPDRSGMLAPRCRVPADLPRICRQKSIFDRIVASCLLVVAVPVVAIACLLVRATSRGPAIYSQRRVGQYGKVFTIYKIRTMFHDCESFSGPRWSTPNDPRVTRLGKILRALHIDELPQLINVLKGEMSLIGPRPERPEIASKLRESIPGYDLRATIKPGVSGFAQIHLPPDTNLASVRKKLLLDLHYIENASLWFDVKIVLATALKVFGIHRPQGIAALPQAPNAEWIDG, from the coding sequence ATGCCTGCACTCGCCCCGGACCGCTCCGGTATGCTCGCTCCACGCTGTCGAGTTCCGGCGGACCTGCCGCGAATCTGCCGACAAAAGTCGATCTTCGATCGCATTGTCGCGAGCTGTTTGCTGGTGGTGGCGGTGCCGGTGGTGGCGATCGCGTGTTTGCTGGTGCGGGCGACCTCGCGCGGCCCGGCGATCTACTCGCAACGCCGCGTGGGTCAATACGGCAAAGTCTTCACCATCTATAAAATTCGCACCATGTTTCACGATTGCGAGAGCTTCAGCGGCCCGCGTTGGTCCACACCCAACGATCCCCGCGTGACCCGACTGGGGAAGATTCTGCGAGCGCTGCATATCGACGAATTGCCCCAGCTCATCAATGTTCTGAAGGGCGAAATGAGTCTGATTGGCCCGCGCCCCGAACGTCCGGAAATCGCCAGCAAACTGCGGGAATCGATCCCCGGATACGATCTCCGCGCCACCATTAAGCCAGGTGTCTCGGGATTTGCCCAGATTCACCTGCCGCCGGATACCAATCTCGCCAGCGTTCGCAAGAAATTGCTGCTGGACCTGCACTACATCGAAAACGCGAGCCTGTGGTTCGATGTCAAGATTGTGCTGGCCACCGCGTTGAAGGTGTTCGGCATCCATCGTCCGCAGGGGATCGCGGCCCTTCCGCAAGCCCCCAATGCCGAATGGATTGATGGCTAA
- a CDS encoding glycosyltransferase family 2 protein produces MALFISVVVPVRNEAKAIETTIRQLYAQDYPPSQFEVIVADGRSTDDTVAIVRRLQAEFPSLRLEDNPRQLASAARNVGIRASQGDVVIIIDGHCNIPDPNYLRHIEQAFVTSGAESLGRPQPLRVPNPTPFQLCLAIARESKLGHNPHSAIYDDQPQYVAPQNVAVAYRRNVFEKVGLFDESFDACEDVEFNTRVDQAGFRCYFEPKLRIDYHPRSTYRGLFVQMARYGTGRCRLARKHRGSLTLPALVPPLWLAFLIVGGPLSLIAPMFGWLFGGLVALYSAVILLESLRLSARHGWWTFPRIPLLLLTIHAGFGWGFLRECLPKFARTRRTLAPLPKSATNCASAAISS; encoded by the coding sequence ATGGCGCTGTTCATTAGCGTGGTCGTCCCCGTTCGCAATGAAGCCAAAGCGATCGAAACGACGATCCGTCAACTCTACGCCCAAGATTACCCCCCGTCGCAATTCGAAGTCATCGTCGCCGATGGCCGCTCGACCGACGATACCGTCGCCATCGTTCGCCGACTCCAGGCCGAATTCCCCAGCCTGCGACTCGAAGACAACCCCCGCCAACTGGCCAGCGCGGCCCGCAACGTCGGCATCCGTGCCAGCCAAGGCGATGTCGTCATCATTATCGACGGGCATTGCAATATCCCCGATCCGAACTATCTGCGACATATCGAACAGGCGTTCGTGACCTCTGGCGCGGAATCGCTCGGTCGCCCGCAACCGCTGCGCGTGCCCAACCCGACGCCGTTTCAACTCTGCCTCGCCATTGCCCGCGAATCCAAACTCGGGCACAACCCGCACTCGGCGATTTACGACGATCAACCGCAATATGTCGCCCCGCAGAATGTCGCCGTGGCCTATCGCCGGAATGTATTCGAGAAAGTCGGATTATTCGATGAATCCTTCGATGCCTGCGAGGATGTCGAATTCAACACCCGAGTCGATCAGGCCGGATTTCGCTGCTACTTCGAGCCGAAACTCCGCATCGATTACCACCCCCGCTCCACCTATCGCGGCCTGTTCGTGCAGATGGCCCGCTACGGCACGGGACGCTGCCGATTGGCCCGCAAACATCGCGGCTCACTCACACTCCCCGCCTTGGTGCCGCCGCTGTGGTTGGCCTTCCTGATCGTCGGCGGGCCACTGTCGCTGATCGCCCCGATGTTCGGCTGGCTGTTTGGCGGATTGGTCGCGCTGTATTCCGCCGTCATTCTGCTCGAATCACTGCGATTGAGTGCGCGGCACGGATGGTGGACCTTCCCGCGCATCCCGTTGCTGTTGCTCACGATCCATGCCGGATTCGGCTGGGGCTTTCTGCGTGAATGCCTGCCGAAATTCGCACGCACCCGCCGCACGTTGGCCCCGCTTCCGAAATCGGCC